The following are from one region of the Petrotoga mobilis SJ95 genome:
- the pyrE gene encoding orotate phosphoribosyltransferase, with protein MIDNTKNDETRVLKILQDTGAFLKGHFLLSSGLHSDTYIQCAKVLKYPEYSELLGKLIADKVASKIDYVVSPALGGIIIGYEVARALKVPFLFAERNEKGNMSLRRDQVINNNSKILIVEDVITTGKSTLEVAKLVESNGGYVTSFACIVNRSDKIVLENREIISLVKIQAATYSSENCPLCIQGLQLVKPGSRKQ; from the coding sequence ATGATAGATAACACAAAAAATGATGAAACTAGAGTATTAAAAATACTGCAAGACACCGGGGCCTTTTTAAAGGGGCACTTTTTATTATCTTCCGGATTACATTCAGACACATATATTCAATGTGCAAAAGTTCTTAAATATCCAGAGTATTCGGAACTTCTTGGCAAATTAATTGCTGATAAAGTAGCCTCAAAAATAGACTACGTTGTTTCCCCCGCATTGGGAGGAATTATCATAGGATACGAAGTGGCGAGAGCTTTAAAAGTACCATTTTTATTCGCAGAGAGAAATGAAAAAGGAAACATGAGTTTACGTAGAGATCAGGTCATAAATAATAACAGCAAAATACTAATAGTAGAAGATGTAATAACTACAGGAAAATCCACACTGGAAGTTGCAAAATTGGTTGAAAGTAACGGAGGATACGTGACTTCATTCGCCTGTATCGTCAATAGGTCTGATAAAATTGTTTTAGAAAACAGAGAAATCATATCTCTAGTTAAGATACAAGCTGCTACCTACTCCTCAGAAAACTGTCCTTTATGTATCCAAGGTTTACAATTAGTAAAACCAGGTAGTAGAAAACAATAG
- a CDS encoding carbohydrate ABC transporter permease, translating to MRWGMRAKRNTQRTILYILVILMVIFYIFPFYWAIKSSFTADQYLFTKNITLWPQGFTFENYIKVFTERPFGLNILNSIIVAGATTIFSIIVGSFAAYAIARLKIPGKGPLMLLILAVSMFPQVSILGGLFQLLRNLGLINTYAGLIIPYIALNLPLTTWILQNFFRELPKEIEESAYIDGCSKFETLWRIVLPLSAPGLVTTGLLAFIQAWNEFLFALTFMQTPEKYTVPVAIAMFTGKTFYEVPWGQLMAASVIVTMPLVILVLVFQNRIVQGLTAGSVKG from the coding sequence ATGAGATGGGGAATGCGAGCAAAAAGAAATACTCAACGTACAATTTTATATATTCTGGTTATACTGATGGTTATCTTTTACATTTTCCCTTTCTATTGGGCAATTAAAAGTTCTTTTACTGCCGATCAGTACCTTTTTACAAAAAACATTACACTCTGGCCTCAAGGTTTTACCTTTGAAAACTATATAAAGGTTTTCACAGAGAGACCTTTTGGATTAAATATATTAAATTCTATTATAGTTGCTGGAGCTACGACTATTTTCTCAATAATCGTTGGTTCTTTTGCAGCCTACGCAATAGCTCGTTTAAAGATTCCTGGGAAAGGGCCTTTGATGTTACTGATACTTGCGGTAAGTATGTTCCCTCAAGTTTCTATATTGGGTGGCCTTTTTCAGTTGCTCAGAAATTTAGGATTGATAAACACTTATGCTGGGCTGATAATCCCATATATTGCATTGAACTTGCCTTTAACAACGTGGATTTTACAAAATTTCTTCAGAGAGCTTCCCAAAGAGATAGAAGAATCTGCTTATATAGACGGATGTTCAAAATTTGAAACTTTGTGGAGAATTGTTTTGCCTCTTTCCGCTCCAGGTTTGGTCACGACTGGTTTGTTAGCTTTTATTCAAGCTTGGAATGAGTTTTTATTTGCTCTAACTTTTATGCAAACTCCTGAAAAATACACAGTTCCTGTGGCAATTGCTATGTTTACAGGTAAAACCTTCTACGAAGTTCCTTGGGGACAACTAATGGCGGCGTCTGTAATAGTTACGATGCCTTTAGTTATTTTAGTTTTAGTGTTCCAAAACAGGATAGTTCAAGGTTTAACGGCCGGTAGCGTTAAAGGATGA
- a CDS encoding dihydrofolate reductase family protein, whose amino-acid sequence MRVKLIMVQSINGKIRMSDDSQRSWSSAEDKEHFYNITKDIGIILMGRKTFEEIGSPLKNRINIVLTGNPEKYKEVELKYDKYLYFTDNPPEILLDKLEKKGYPEVALIGGSTINSLFLEKNLIDEIFLTIEPVIIEGDLSIFKYVNDKYNFKLTDFKKLNEDTILLHYLKTDDKK is encoded by the coding sequence ATGAGAGTAAAGTTAATTATGGTTCAAAGTATCAATGGAAAAATCCGAATGTCAGATGATTCTCAGAGAAGTTGGTCCTCAGCAGAAGATAAGGAACATTTCTATAATATAACCAAAGATATTGGCATAATACTTATGGGGAGAAAAACATTTGAAGAGATAGGATCTCCTTTAAAAAATAGAATTAATATTGTGTTGACAGGAAATCCTGAAAAATATAAAGAAGTTGAGTTAAAATATGACAAATATCTCTATTTTACAGATAATCCTCCAGAGATATTGTTGGATAAACTAGAGAAGAAAGGATACCCTGAAGTTGCATTAATAGGTGGTTCTACGATAAACTCCTTGTTTTTAGAGAAAAATTTAATTGATGAAATCTTTCTAACTATCGAACCAGTAATTATTGAAGGTGATCTATCGATTTTCAAATACGTGAATGATAAATATAATTTCAAGCTGACTGATTTTAAAAAATTAAATGAAGATACTATTCTTTTGCATTACCTGAAAACTGACGATAAAAAATAG
- the glmM gene encoding phosphoglucosamine mutase, producing MKFLFGTDGIREVVNEKLTVDLAMKLGNALANLFGSEYKKLYIARDTRNSGKVLEMALASGALVGGMNVESCGVLTTPGLAFITKIEKSIGVVISASHNPPMYNGLKVFCEGFKISDETEEKLEEKILKGLLKYSDYRDIGRYIEDSSKKEYVDYVVSLYKKNLQCNDLKIAVDVANGAAGAIINDIFGELGLNYTVYQNAPDGFNINENCGSTSPQTLSKIVKEEKYDFGILFDGDADRCLFIDRFGNLVDGDVLMAINALKLKAQERLKNKIVVSTIMSNLGLEEYLKKNEIHLIRTDVGDKYVLEKMLQENATIGGEQSGHIIFLDRSTTGDGIITALETLETLKYFSKSLDNFLQEIPKYPQHLENVTVKDKVKIMKDSRIENLIRKYQSIEGFRIVVRPSGTEPKIRIMTEGSNEETIKTCVTEFSQLIQSIDNE from the coding sequence ATGAAGTTTTTATTCGGTACAGACGGCATAAGAGAGGTCGTTAATGAAAAGCTGACCGTTGACTTGGCGATGAAACTCGGAAACGCACTTGCTAACCTTTTTGGTTCAGAGTATAAAAAATTGTATATTGCAAGAGACACACGAAATTCAGGAAAGGTATTGGAAATGGCTTTAGCTTCTGGAGCATTGGTAGGTGGAATGAATGTAGAGTCATGTGGAGTTCTGACTACACCAGGATTAGCATTTATAACGAAAATAGAAAAATCTATAGGTGTTGTCATTTCTGCATCTCATAATCCTCCAATGTACAACGGATTAAAAGTTTTTTGTGAAGGATTTAAAATTTCAGATGAAACAGAAGAAAAGTTAGAAGAAAAAATTTTGAAAGGTCTACTTAAATACAGTGATTATAGAGATATTGGAAGATACATAGAAGACTCTTCAAAAAAAGAATATGTTGATTATGTGGTTTCTCTATATAAAAAGAACTTACAATGTAATGATTTAAAAATTGCTGTTGATGTCGCTAATGGAGCTGCTGGAGCGATAATAAACGATATCTTTGGTGAACTTGGCTTGAATTATACGGTATACCAAAATGCCCCAGATGGTTTCAATATCAACGAAAACTGTGGTTCTACATCACCTCAAACATTATCTAAAATCGTTAAGGAAGAAAAATATGACTTTGGCATCTTGTTCGACGGGGATGCAGACAGATGCCTTTTTATTGATCGCTTCGGTAATCTCGTAGATGGTGATGTTTTGATGGCTATCAACGCTCTGAAATTAAAGGCTCAAGAAAGACTAAAAAACAAAATTGTTGTTTCAACAATTATGAGTAATTTAGGTTTGGAAGAGTATTTAAAGAAAAATGAAATACATCTTATACGTACAGACGTAGGAGATAAATACGTTTTGGAAAAAATGCTACAAGAAAATGCTACAATCGGTGGTGAGCAATCAGGACACATTATATTTCTTGATAGATCCACTACCGGCGACGGAATAATTACCGCTTTAGAGACTTTGGAAACGCTGAAATATTTTTCTAAGTCTCTTGATAATTTTCTTCAAGAAATTCCTAAATATCCACAACACTTGGAAAACGTTACAGTAAAAGATAAAGTAAAAATCATGAAGGACAGCAGAATTGAAAATTTAATAAGAAAATATCAAAGTATTGAAGGATTCAGAATTGTAGTCAGACCTTCAGGAACTGAACCAAAAATAAGAATCATGACAGAAGGGTCCAATGAAGAAACAATTAAAACATGCGTCACAGAATTTAGCCAACTTATACAAAGTATTGATAACGAGTGA
- a CDS encoding ComF family protein — MTTIFEPHCLVCKKPIAFGELICDNCKENLYSPSLSNGAFKVYHYGKYEYPLSNLIKEFKYHSHPKIARLLGNMLAKFFIDLKFPELNYTVSYVPSNFSSVHEKGFVPAHLIAQYFSDILGFPLINLFSSKTLKRQVQLDYKKRNENVKNKIKLIQDPPKNIIIIDDVYTTGASMNEVGNLLIKKCDVLIGITVAKAYRYSFNKSL, encoded by the coding sequence ATGACCACAATTTTTGAACCTCACTGTCTTGTTTGCAAAAAACCTATTGCCTTTGGAGAACTTATTTGCGACAATTGCAAAGAAAATCTTTATTCGCCTTCTCTTTCAAATGGTGCTTTTAAGGTTTATCATTATGGAAAATACGAGTATCCTTTGTCCAACTTAATAAAAGAGTTCAAATACCATTCACATCCAAAAATTGCCCGGCTTTTGGGGAATATGTTAGCAAAGTTTTTTATAGATTTAAAATTTCCAGAACTAAATTATACTGTGTCATATGTACCTTCAAATTTCTCAAGTGTTCATGAAAAAGGCTTTGTACCTGCTCACTTAATTGCTCAGTATTTTTCAGACATCTTAGGCTTTCCCTTAATAAATCTCTTTTCCTCAAAAACTCTTAAAAGACAAGTTCAATTGGATTATAAAAAGAGAAATGAAAACGTTAAAAACAAGATAAAATTGATTCAGGATCCCCCAAAGAACATTATTATTATAGATGATGTGTACACTACAGGGGCTTCAATGAACGAAGTAGGTAATCTACTCATTAAGAAATGTGATGTTTTAATTGGCATCACTGTAGCAAAAGCTTATAGGTATTCTTTTAATAAATCTTTATAG
- a CDS encoding carbohydrate kinase family protein, with translation MINFVSFGEVLIDFISKDYVRGLKNATSFDKFLGGSPSNIAVNISKQGFKSAIISRIGKDPFGEFILEQLKNYNVDIKGILQDEGFSTDIVYVLKSKSSPEFYPLRSASLNLEIQDSFFDIVKKANIFHFSSWSLSSDKNLKNTLKLLKVAKNNNVLIGFDPNYRKILWKTSLEIEDVLKLIMPYVDFIKPSLDDCTHIFEENKNEEEYINIFHEWGVKNVILTLGEKGFVFSDGKKITHFDSYAKEVIDTTGAGDAFWSGLYIGTIIGLDPIKAAKLGNAFSAEKLKYVGAICDIKNYKDLLKEYL, from the coding sequence ATGATTAATTTTGTCTCGTTTGGTGAGGTATTGATAGACTTCATCTCTAAAGATTATGTAAGAGGATTAAAAAATGCAACTTCTTTTGACAAATTTTTAGGTGGCTCCCCCAGTAACATAGCTGTTAATATCTCTAAACAGGGTTTTAAATCCGCTATAATTTCAAGGATAGGTAAGGATCCTTTTGGAGAATTTATCCTTGAACAATTAAAAAATTATAATGTTGATATAAAAGGCATCTTACAAGATGAAGGATTTTCTACAGATATTGTTTATGTTTTGAAGTCTAAATCATCTCCAGAATTTTATCCATTGAGATCTGCCTCTTTAAATTTAGAAATTCAAGATTCATTCTTTGATATTGTGAAAAAAGCAAATATCTTTCATTTTTCTTCTTGGTCATTATCTTCTGATAAAAACCTAAAAAACACGCTTAAATTGTTAAAAGTTGCCAAAAATAATAATGTTTTAATAGGATTTGATCCAAATTATCGAAAGATCTTGTGGAAAACATCCTTAGAAATAGAAGATGTTCTAAAATTGATTATGCCTTACGTGGATTTTATTAAGCCTTCTTTAGATGATTGTACACATATTTTCGAAGAAAATAAGAATGAAGAAGAATACATAAATATTTTTCATGAATGGGGAGTAAAAAACGTAATTCTTACCTTAGGTGAAAAGGGATTTGTATTTTCGGATGGTAAAAAAATTACTCATTTTGACTCCTATGCAAAAGAGGTAATAGACACAACGGGAGCAGGGGATGCATTTTGGTCAGGTTTATACATAGGAACGATTATAGGTTTGGATCCTATAAAAGCTGCAAAGTTAGGGAATGCATTTTCAGCAGAAAAATTAAAATATGTTGGTGCAATCTGTGATATAAAAAACTATAAAGATTTATTAAAAGAATACCTATAA
- a CDS encoding ABC transporter substrate-binding protein, whose amino-acid sequence MKKVVVLFAILTMVLSAFSITITMTAGAVGRELEVLNEQVEMFMKENPDITVNVLPMPNSSTDRHDLYVTYLASGTPDPDVLMLDVIWPAEFSPFLVDLTDDYDYFGLDGFFPGTVASNTVDGSLVAVPWFTDAGILYYRKDLLEKYGYDVPETWDELYTIAKDISQKEGIEGFVWQGARYEGLTCDVMEFVHSFGGEIMKDGEVVVDDPEYYDNNVAAITFMDKLIEDGVSPRGVTTYMEEEARRIFQNGDAVFMRNWPYAWSLVNAPESPVAGKVGITVLPKGPEPDGRNSATLGGWNLGINANSSAAEVEASKKLIKFLLSKEQQVYKAVYSGQTPTMIEAYNDPRTIEANPFYADLLDVFLNAEPRPISPIYAEISYEIQVAVHEVLTQQAEPEDALNNLAENLKSIVE is encoded by the coding sequence ATGAAAAAAGTAGTTGTTTTATTTGCTATATTGACGATGGTGTTGAGTGCCTTTTCTATTACCATTACAATGACAGCGGGTGCAGTAGGAAGGGAATTAGAAGTTCTCAATGAACAAGTTGAGATGTTTATGAAAGAAAACCCAGACATAACGGTAAATGTTCTTCCAATGCCCAACAGCTCTACGGATAGGCACGATCTTTACGTTACTTACTTAGCTTCAGGTACCCCTGATCCAGATGTATTAATGCTTGACGTTATCTGGCCAGCAGAATTTTCGCCATTCTTAGTAGATTTGACTGATGACTATGATTATTTTGGACTTGATGGATTTTTCCCTGGAACCGTTGCTTCAAATACCGTCGATGGCAGTTTGGTAGCAGTTCCTTGGTTTACTGATGCAGGTATTCTTTATTACCGAAAAGATTTGTTGGAAAAGTACGGTTACGATGTTCCAGAAACATGGGATGAACTTTATACAATTGCAAAAGATATATCCCAGAAAGAAGGAATCGAAGGTTTTGTATGGCAAGGAGCCAGGTATGAAGGTTTAACCTGTGACGTTATGGAATTCGTCCATAGTTTTGGTGGAGAAATAATGAAAGATGGAGAAGTTGTCGTTGATGATCCTGAATATTACGATAACAATGTTGCAGCAATAACCTTTATGGATAAATTAATAGAAGATGGCGTAAGTCCAAGGGGAGTAACTACCTACATGGAAGAAGAAGCTAGAAGAATTTTCCAAAATGGTGACGCAGTTTTTATGAGAAACTGGCCATACGCATGGTCCTTAGTTAACGCTCCCGAGTCACCAGTTGCTGGAAAAGTTGGTATAACGGTTCTTCCAAAAGGGCCCGAACCAGATGGAAGGAATTCTGCTACTTTGGGTGGATGGAACCTTGGTATAAACGCAAACTCTTCTGCTGCAGAGGTAGAAGCTTCTAAAAAACTGATCAAATTCTTGCTTAGTAAAGAACAACAAGTTTACAAAGCGGTTTATTCAGGTCAAACACCAACTATGATCGAAGCATACAACGATCCAAGAACTATTGAAGCAAATCCTTTCTATGCTGATCTTTTAGATGTTTTCTTGAATGCTGAACCAAGACCAATTTCTCCAATATATGCTGAAATTTCTTACGAGATACAAGTTGCTGTTCACGAAGTTTTAACGCAGCAAGCTGAACCTGAAGATGCTCTAAACAACTTAGCAGAAAATCTCAAATCTATAGTTGAATGA
- a CDS encoding Do family serine endopeptidase produces the protein MKKSIVLILTVFLLSISSFSIVNEGYESPIVNVVEEAAPAVVNIESTRSAPVPVDPYIQDFFERFFGQQMPEYQTKGVGSGFIFDKRGYILTNYHVIDSAEKISVSLPNGKDYDAELVGGDEDLDLAIIKISADEDLPTLPLGDSDKIRIGEDAIAIGNPLGLQNTVTAGVISATNRSIPKPDGNGNYVDLIQTDATINPGNSGGPLLNIHGEVIGINTAIAVDPQLGSVNIGFAIPINIAKRFADSVMETGTFQRAYLGVYISDITEELKKSLGLKVDKGAYVQDLVPGGAAEKAGIKVNDVIVEVNGKKIENTDDLTSLLATYPAGNTVEVVVDRFGERITFNVTLGSQTPEVVEAYFGIVVRDITSEDRQKYSIRSSIQGVIVEEIQDDTYALGLRAGDVITEIAVNGVYYDIQNVADWEKIASSVEKNSYVALIVYRNNVRYVVQFFYR, from the coding sequence ATGAAAAAATCTATCGTTTTGATTTTGACAGTATTTTTGCTTTCCATATCTTCGTTTTCAATTGTGAATGAAGGATACGAAAGCCCCATAGTTAATGTGGTTGAAGAGGCCGCTCCAGCGGTTGTAAATATTGAATCCACTCGTTCAGCTCCAGTTCCTGTCGACCCATACATTCAAGATTTTTTTGAAAGATTTTTTGGTCAACAAATGCCAGAGTATCAAACAAAAGGAGTGGGGTCTGGCTTTATTTTCGATAAAAGAGGTTATATATTGACAAATTACCATGTGATAGATAGTGCAGAGAAGATATCTGTATCCTTGCCGAATGGAAAGGACTATGACGCCGAGTTGGTAGGTGGTGATGAAGATCTCGATTTAGCAATAATAAAAATAAGTGCTGATGAAGATTTACCAACGCTACCTTTAGGTGATTCAGACAAGATTAGGATTGGAGAGGATGCTATAGCTATAGGCAATCCACTGGGTTTACAAAATACTGTTACGGCAGGGGTTATAAGTGCAACCAATAGGAGCATTCCAAAACCCGATGGAAATGGGAATTATGTTGATTTAATACAGACTGATGCAACTATTAATCCAGGTAATAGTGGAGGTCCCTTACTGAATATACATGGGGAAGTCATTGGGATCAACACTGCAATCGCAGTAGATCCTCAGTTAGGAAGCGTGAACATAGGGTTCGCCATTCCTATTAACATAGCGAAAAGATTTGCTGATTCTGTAATGGAAACAGGGACCTTTCAAAGAGCTTATTTAGGTGTATACATCAGCGATATAACTGAAGAATTGAAAAAATCTTTGGGGTTAAAAGTAGACAAAGGAGCCTATGTCCAAGATTTGGTACCAGGAGGAGCTGCTGAGAAAGCAGGTATAAAAGTGAATGACGTAATAGTTGAAGTGAACGGTAAAAAAATTGAAAATACAGACGATTTAACTTCATTGTTGGCTACTTATCCAGCAGGGAATACTGTAGAGGTTGTTGTCGATAGGTTTGGAGAAAGGATTACTTTCAATGTAACTTTGGGGAGCCAAACGCCTGAAGTTGTAGAAGCCTATTTTGGAATCGTAGTTAGGGATATAACTTCAGAAGATCGACAAAAATACAGTATAAGAAGTAGCATTCAAGGAGTCATCGTTGAAGAAATACAAGACGATACATACGCGCTTGGGCTAAGAGCAGGTGATGTTATTACAGAGATAGCGGTTAATGGAGTGTATTACGACATACAGAACGTAGCTGACTGGGAAAAAATAGCTTCCTCAGTTGAAAAGAACAGTTATGTGGCATTGATAGTTTATAGAAATAATGTGAGGTACGTTGTTCAATTCTTCTATAGGTAA
- a CDS encoding carbohydrate ABC transporter permease, which yields MKVKGTYKRSDIWLAFWLIIPTLIAIGITAFYPLGQTLYDSFFKWSLRPGFEREFVGFQNYVNLFQDPRFLSSLWNTIYFTFFSVLIEFLLGLGTALILNADFKLRGLVRAAVLIPWAIPTAVSSQMWKWMYNDQYGVISLMLYNLGILEEGTPILGTPGMAMAAIIGVDVWKTTPFVALLLLAGLQIIPNELYEAARIDGATIWKQFTSITLPVLRPTIGVTLIFRTLDALRVFDIVYIMTQGAVGTETLAVYNRSLLMDNIFSPRGLFGYGSALSVVIFLIIGIFTIIYMRSLNIKLD from the coding sequence ATGAAAGTAAAAGGTACGTATAAGAGATCCGATATCTGGCTTGCCTTTTGGCTCATTATTCCAACTTTAATTGCTATCGGTATTACCGCCTTCTATCCTCTAGGACAAACTCTTTATGATAGTTTCTTCAAATGGTCTCTCAGACCAGGATTTGAAAGAGAGTTTGTAGGATTTCAAAATTATGTCAATTTGTTTCAAGATCCCAGATTTTTGAGTTCTTTGTGGAATACAATTTATTTCACTTTTTTTTCTGTACTTATAGAATTCCTTTTGGGATTAGGAACAGCTTTAATATTGAATGCGGATTTTAAATTGAGAGGTTTGGTAAGAGCAGCAGTTTTAATACCATGGGCAATACCTACAGCCGTCTCTTCCCAAATGTGGAAATGGATGTATAATGATCAATATGGTGTAATAAGTTTAATGCTATATAATCTAGGAATACTTGAGGAAGGTACCCCCATTCTAGGAACTCCAGGTATGGCTATGGCTGCGATTATAGGCGTTGATGTATGGAAAACTACTCCTTTTGTTGCTCTTTTACTCCTTGCAGGACTTCAAATCATACCTAATGAGTTATACGAAGCAGCTAGAATTGATGGCGCCACTATATGGAAGCAATTCACTTCTATCACTTTACCTGTGTTAAGGCCTACGATTGGTGTAACGTTGATCTTCAGAACTTTGGACGCTTTGAGGGTTTTCGATATTGTTTACATCATGACACAAGGAGCAGTGGGAACGGAAACTCTCGCAGTTTACAATAGGTCACTTTTAATGGATAATATCTTCTCTCCAAGAGGTTTGTTTGGTTATGGCTCTGCATTATCGGTTGTAATATTTTTGATAATTGGTATATTTACAATAATCTATATGCGCTCGTTGAACATTAAATTAGATTGA
- a CDS encoding HEAT repeat domain-containing protein has product MANEIIETYKILEERIKSENIQIYFDMLDSPYPSFKSKAIQELTKQKIDAPRIKEYLKDPDKNVRFSAYRYLDKMGLLDENNIKEALKDISANLRKEAIISYIQMGIKPIEFILEFTEDPDPIVRYHLISTFLEFYPQDSEKIISKMKNDPYVKIKQLISALENISETLKSEQVDKSVKVMALRRFYERDDAYTFFNSLKETYFDCNNETKGIIIKFFSGLPCEVINKFIEKIVQEEKDIHILQLTANTSKKVCGIDFVPTWLIDKLVNSEEAKVVKFGLKLASEKEDMGYVEFCRDLLSAVDDDLVIGASDYLIYFQDYMLKDYVPNFLNSLSSKRIREGLKIIRKLKLDNFLEEISLIALNKMYPISLRKAAVNLLKFFKAKDYWEVPNQILKDPYENGNLKLAALNALLRLNAEMVVNF; this is encoded by the coding sequence ATGGCAAATGAAATAATCGAAACATATAAAATTTTAGAAGAAAGAATAAAGTCAGAAAACATTCAAATATATTTTGATATGTTGGATTCTCCTTATCCTTCTTTTAAATCCAAGGCTATTCAGGAACTAACAAAGCAAAAAATTGATGCCCCAAGGATTAAAGAATACTTAAAAGATCCCGATAAAAATGTCAGATTTTCTGCATATAGGTACTTAGATAAAATGGGTCTTTTGGATGAGAATAATATAAAAGAAGCTTTGAAAGACATTTCAGCAAACCTCAGAAAAGAAGCAATCATCAGCTACATTCAAATGGGTATAAAACCTATAGAATTTATTTTGGAGTTTACCGAAGATCCAGATCCAATTGTTAGATATCATCTCATATCCACGTTTTTGGAATTCTACCCACAAGACTCAGAAAAAATTATTAGCAAAATGAAAAATGATCCCTACGTTAAGATAAAACAATTGATTTCAGCTTTGGAAAACATCTCTGAAACCTTAAAATCCGAACAAGTAGATAAAAGCGTTAAGGTTATGGCGCTAAGAAGATTTTATGAAAGAGACGATGCCTATACCTTTTTTAATTCACTAAAAGAAACATACTTTGATTGCAACAATGAAACTAAAGGTATAATAATTAAATTCTTTTCAGGTTTACCATGTGAAGTTATAAATAAATTCATAGAAAAAATCGTGCAAGAAGAAAAGGATATTCACATTCTTCAACTAACTGCAAATACCTCAAAGAAAGTTTGTGGAATTGATTTTGTTCCTACTTGGTTGATCGACAAATTGGTAAACAGCGAAGAGGCAAAAGTCGTAAAGTTTGGATTAAAGTTAGCTTCTGAAAAGGAAGATATGGGGTATGTGGAATTTTGTAGGGACTTGTTATCGGCAGTAGATGATGACTTAGTCATCGGAGCGAGTGATTATCTTATTTATTTTCAAGACTATATGCTTAAAGATTACGTTCCGAACTTTCTCAATTCATTGTCCTCCAAACGAATAAGGGAAGGATTAAAAATAATCAGAAAATTAAAGTTAGATAATTTTTTAGAAGAAATATCATTAATCGCTCTCAACAAAATGTATCCTATTTCCTTGAGAAAAGCCGCCGTCAATCTACTGAAATTTTTTAAAGCCAAAGATTATTGGGAAGTGCCAAATCAAATACTCAAAGACCCTTACGAAAACGGGAATTTAAAACTTGCTGCGTTAAATGCACTTCTACGTCTAAATGCGGAGATGGTAGTTAATTTTTAA
- a CDS encoding alpha/beta hydrolase yields MKIYHRYYMPNTYNYKTLYLIHGLGEYSGRYVNFIKQLNEKGIAVYTFDLPGHGYTSGKKGDIENFYEVYSFLENYVQEEYILFGHSLGGLVATRFVEITEKKPKKLILSSPALGDIKQLSWLLNLFSIFPTLSFSNRINPYDLSTDEKACEFYEKDPLVHDKITVRTARQMFDEADIALNEIEKVDIPTLLLFGEEDKIVNIEEYKKIKNSNISKISFSKGKHELFECIYNKNKFYDKILEFLK; encoded by the coding sequence ATGAAAATATATCATAGATACTACATGCCAAACACCTATAACTATAAAACTTTATATCTGATTCACGGTCTCGGAGAATATTCTGGAAGATACGTGAATTTCATTAAGCAATTAAATGAAAAAGGGATTGCTGTGTATACCTTTGATCTTCCCGGGCACGGTTATACTTCTGGGAAAAAAGGTGATATAGAGAATTTTTACGAAGTTTATTCTTTTTTGGAAAATTATGTTCAAGAAGAATATATTCTATTCGGACACTCTCTTGGTGGGTTGGTCGCCACAAGATTTGTTGAAATAACAGAGAAAAAACCGAAAAAACTTATACTTTCTTCTCCTGCCTTGGGTGATATTAAACAATTGAGTTGGCTTTTAAACCTTTTCTCAATATTTCCTACCCTTTCCTTTTCAAATCGGATAAATCCTTATGATCTATCGACGGATGAAAAAGCTTGTGAATTTTATGAAAAAGATCCCCTGGTACACGATAAAATAACCGTTCGAACTGCTCGACAAATGTTTGACGAAGCTGATATTGCATTGAATGAAATCGAAAAGGTTGATATTCCCACATTGTTGCTTTTTGGAGAGGAAGATAAAATAGTCAACATCGAAGAGTATAAGAAGATAAAGAATTCAAACATTTCCAAAATTTCTTTTTCCAAAGGTAAACATGAGTTATTTGAATGCATTTACAATAAAAATAAATTTTATGATAAGATTTTAGAATTTTTAAAATAG